One genomic region from Rhizomicrobium palustre encodes:
- a CDS encoding D-sedoheptulose-7-phosphate isomerase: MFPDKKYDHAGTYAGDYFGELSRAAAQINGQAVERAAAIVLAAVQADRTVYACGNGGSAAICNHLLCDFAKGMQSDTTLKPKVVSLSSPVELITAIANDISYDEVFAFQMKTAARPADVLITVSSSGNSENIVRAVQWARNNGVRTIAFTGFEGGRSAELAEVNVHVPSGNYGIVEDLHQAAMHIMAQYMRMQNMDAGLIGQRKF, translated from the coding sequence ATGTTTCCGGACAAAAAGTACGATCACGCGGGCACCTATGCGGGCGACTATTTTGGCGAGCTGAGCCGAGCCGCTGCGCAGATCAATGGCCAGGCGGTGGAAAGAGCTGCCGCAATCGTGCTTGCAGCGGTCCAGGCCGACCGGACCGTTTATGCCTGCGGCAATGGCGGCTCGGCAGCCATCTGCAATCATCTGCTTTGCGACTTCGCCAAGGGCATGCAGTCCGATACCACCTTGAAGCCCAAAGTGGTGAGCTTGAGTTCCCCGGTGGAGCTGATCACCGCGATCGCCAATGACATCAGCTACGACGAAGTTTTTGCCTTTCAGATGAAAACGGCCGCCCGCCCTGCCGATGTGCTGATCACGGTCAGTTCATCCGGAAATTCGGAGAACATTGTGCGCGCCGTACAGTGGGCCCGAAACAACGGCGTCCGAACCATCGCGTTCACCGGCTTTGAAGGCGGGCGCAGCGCCGAGCTGGCGGAGGTGAATGTCCACGTGCCGTCCGGCAATTACGGGATAGTGGAAGACTTGCACCAGGCCGCTATGCACATCATGGCGCAGTATATGCGCATGCAGAACATGGATGCCGGCTTGATCGGCCAACGAAAATTCTAG
- a CDS encoding exopolysaccharide biosynthesis polyprenyl glycosylphosphotransferase, with protein MSNPVDSIQANSEWASPSNRSLLRGGRIWISIAVLATADILAFVFASILFRVGRPVPEVIFLNKFSSQRAVDLLIFLAVIFLIVRYISGDYSRRRLFWESTRVTVLAVLVTSLPFFLVVAAFPNQYSLWAEVGTWASLAVTIPLFRQAGRKLMSMAGLWQLPTILITSPERLHSIGSALRQTLSLGYDVKWLAVEGDKDVAVEDLTGVKRVSISDPVELFAQLAEEGCDQAVVATEDAQSPEIISMMQRLMEFGITVSLSPSVSRLPLVNATTSFFFGRDIFLFQMRSSLQRFPHRVIKRVFDVVMSAVALLMFSPVFAAIAAIIKLRYPGTPVFFGQKVVGRYGQPFLMWKFSTMRKDAHLVLEEVLAKRPDLRREWEETFKLKEDPRVLPGIGDFLRRTSLNELPQLLNVLTGEMSLVGPRPVKNAELIQFYGPAARLYKRVRPGITGLWQVSGRSDTSYDERIVYDEWYILNWSFWYDMVIVLQTVSAVLLRKGAY; from the coding sequence GTGAGTAATCCTGTGGACTCGATTCAAGCGAACTCTGAATGGGCATCGCCGTCCAACCGTTCGTTGTTACGCGGTGGACGTATCTGGATCAGCATCGCCGTTCTGGCCACCGCCGACATTTTGGCCTTCGTGTTCGCCAGCATCCTGTTCCGAGTTGGCAGGCCTGTTCCCGAAGTCATCTTCCTGAATAAGTTCAGTTCCCAGCGCGCGGTAGATCTTCTCATCTTTCTCGCGGTGATCTTCCTGATCGTGCGATATATCAGCGGTGACTACAGCCGCCGCCGCCTTTTCTGGGAAAGCACCCGAGTTACGGTCCTCGCGGTCTTGGTGACCTCCTTGCCCTTCTTTTTGGTGGTCGCAGCCTTCCCCAACCAATATTCACTTTGGGCCGAAGTCGGCACCTGGGCCAGTCTCGCGGTAACCATTCCACTCTTTCGCCAGGCCGGGCGCAAGCTGATGTCGATGGCTGGCCTGTGGCAACTGCCGACGATCCTCATCACCTCGCCTGAACGACTTCACTCCATTGGCAGCGCTCTGCGCCAAACACTTTCGCTGGGCTACGACGTCAAATGGCTGGCGGTCGAAGGCGACAAGGACGTTGCCGTAGAAGATCTGACAGGCGTTAAGCGGGTCTCCATCTCCGATCCGGTCGAACTCTTCGCACAACTTGCCGAGGAAGGCTGCGATCAGGCCGTGGTGGCAACGGAAGATGCGCAGTCGCCGGAAATCATCAGCATGATGCAGCGGCTGATGGAATTCGGCATTACGGTATCTCTAAGCCCCTCTGTGAGCCGGTTGCCGCTGGTGAACGCGACGACGAGCTTCTTCTTCGGCCGGGACATCTTCCTCTTCCAGATGCGCTCTAGCCTTCAGCGCTTCCCCCATCGCGTTATCAAGCGCGTGTTCGATGTGGTGATGTCAGCCGTGGCATTGCTGATGTTCTCGCCTGTTTTCGCCGCGATCGCGGCCATCATCAAGTTGCGCTATCCCGGCACGCCGGTGTTTTTCGGACAGAAGGTGGTGGGTCGCTATGGCCAGCCCTTCTTGATGTGGAAATTCTCCACAATGCGCAAAGACGCCCATCTCGTGCTTGAAGAAGTCCTCGCCAAAAGGCCCGATCTGCGCCGCGAATGGGAAGAGACATTCAAGCTCAAAGAGGATCCGCGCGTCCTACCGGGCATTGGCGATTTCCTGCGCCGTACCAGCCTTAACGAACTGCCCCAGCTTCTGAACGTGCTGACCGGAGAAATGTCCCTCGTAGGCCCCCGGCCTGTGAAGAACGCAGAGCTCATTCAGTTCTATGGCCCGGCGGCACGCCTCTACAAACGCGTTCGTCCCGGCATCACCGGTCTGTGGCAGGTGAGCGGGCGCAGCGACACCAGCTATGACGAGCGTATCGTTTATGACGAATGGTACATCCTGAATTGGTCGTTCTGGTATGACATGGTGATTGTGCTGCAGACTGTTTCGGCGGTGTTGTTGCGCAAAGGCGCGTATTGA
- a CDS encoding glycosyltransferase family 2 protein: MKKLIIQIPCLNEAETLPQTLADLPREVDGFDRVEFLVIDDGSTDQTVAVARAQGVDHILSLGHRHGLATAFSEGIMHCLRHGADVIINTDGDNQYQGGCVATLAAPILANQADIVIGARPISDIEHFSLPKKILQNFGSWIVRIISHAEVPDAPSGFRAFSREAAIQLKVFGSYTYTLETIIQSGLRNIRIVSVPIQVNPKTRPSRLIGSTASYILRSTITILRVFAIYAPLRFFMLLAATAFVPAVAIWLRFGMEYLNGGGHGHVQSLILSSVLFGLSGVLALAGIVGDIMSANRRLLEDVRVMLIRRELDSTHTSREDEPELHVVKKWPEHRGDITSARY; encoded by the coding sequence ATGAAAAAGCTTATCATCCAGATTCCGTGCTTGAATGAAGCGGAGACCTTGCCGCAAACGCTTGCAGATCTACCGCGTGAGGTGGATGGCTTCGACCGCGTTGAATTTCTCGTCATTGATGATGGCAGTACTGACCAGACGGTAGCGGTGGCACGCGCCCAAGGCGTTGATCACATTCTGTCACTTGGCCATCGCCATGGCCTGGCAACAGCCTTCTCCGAAGGCATCATGCACTGTTTGCGGCACGGTGCGGACGTTATCATCAACACAGATGGCGACAATCAATACCAAGGGGGCTGCGTCGCCACTCTGGCCGCTCCCATCCTGGCCAACCAAGCCGATATCGTCATCGGTGCCCGCCCAATTTCTGATATCGAGCATTTCAGCTTGCCGAAGAAAATACTTCAGAATTTCGGTAGCTGGATCGTTCGCATCATCAGCCACGCCGAGGTTCCGGATGCCCCCAGTGGCTTTCGCGCCTTCAGCCGCGAGGCCGCGATCCAGCTTAAGGTCTTCGGGTCCTATACCTACACTCTGGAGACCATCATCCAGAGTGGGCTCAGGAATATCCGGATTGTATCCGTTCCCATCCAGGTGAACCCGAAAACACGTCCTTCACGCCTGATCGGCAGTACCGCATCCTATATCCTGCGCTCCACCATCACGATCCTGCGTGTATTCGCCATTTATGCGCCGTTGCGCTTTTTCATGCTACTTGCGGCAACCGCGTTCGTTCCGGCGGTTGCCATTTGGCTGCGCTTTGGCATGGAGTATCTAAATGGCGGCGGCCACGGCCATGTTCAATCGCTGATCCTCTCCAGTGTCTTGTTCGGATTGTCCGGCGTGCTGGCACTGGCCGGCATTGTGGGCGATATCATGTCAGCCAACCGGCGCCTCTTGGAAGATGTCCGCGTCATGCTCATCCGCCGCGAACTTGACAGTACACATACGTCTCGAGAGGACGAACCTGAGCTTCACGTCGTGAAGAAATGGCCGGAGCATCGGGGCGATATCACTTCGGCCCGCTATTAG
- the tgt gene encoding tRNA guanosine(34) transglycosylase Tgt, whose translation MTDFHFDLHATDGAARTGVLHTGRGDIRTPAFMPVGTAATVKAMMPESVRETGADIILGNTYHLMLRPGAERVAKLGGLHKFAGWERPILTDSGGFQVMSLAKLRKITEEGVRFQSHVDGATFFMSPERSMEIQRLLGSDIQMVLDECPAFGGTEAVIEKSLAMTLRWAKRSKEAFGEQPGRGCFGIVQGGTFAHLRERSALGLKEIGFDGYAVGGLAVGEPQEMMFETLDFTVPHLPADRPRYLMGVGKPSDIVGAVLRGIDMFDCVLPTRSGRNAQAFTWNGTLNLRNARHAEDPGPIDENCRCPACRKFSRAYLHHTVKAQEIIASMLLTWHNLTFYQDLMAGLRGAIAEGRLKEYAAGLPFIAAAHEPADGEPNSGPK comes from the coding sequence ATGACTGACTTTCATTTCGATCTTCATGCCACGGACGGCGCTGCTCGCACCGGCGTTCTGCACACTGGCCGCGGCGACATCCGCACCCCCGCTTTTATGCCCGTCGGCACCGCCGCCACGGTCAAGGCGATGATGCCCGAAAGCGTGCGCGAGACCGGCGCTGACATCATCCTCGGCAATACCTATCACCTGATGCTGCGCCCCGGTGCCGAACGCGTCGCCAAGCTCGGCGGGCTGCACAAATTCGCGGGCTGGGAACGACCGATCCTGACCGATAGCGGCGGCTTTCAGGTGATGAGTCTGGCCAAGCTGCGCAAGATCACCGAGGAGGGCGTGCGCTTCCAAAGCCATGTCGATGGCGCGACCTTCTTCATGTCGCCGGAACGCTCGATGGAGATCCAGCGCCTGCTCGGCTCCGACATCCAGATGGTGCTGGATGAATGCCCGGCATTCGGCGGCACCGAAGCGGTGATCGAGAAATCCCTCGCCATGACGCTGCGCTGGGCCAAGCGCTCTAAGGAAGCCTTCGGCGAGCAGCCGGGCCGGGGCTGTTTCGGCATCGTACAGGGGGGCACTTTTGCGCATTTGCGCGAGCGTTCGGCGCTGGGGCTGAAAGAGATCGGCTTTGATGGTTATGCGGTCGGCGGCCTCGCGGTGGGTGAACCACAAGAGATGATGTTCGAGACCCTCGATTTCACGGTGCCACATCTGCCCGCCGACCGTCCGCGCTATCTGATGGGTGTCGGCAAACCCTCCGATATCGTGGGCGCGGTGCTGCGCGGCATCGACATGTTCGATTGCGTGCTGCCGACCCGTTCAGGCCGCAATGCCCAGGCCTTCACCTGGAACGGTACGCTGAACCTGCGTAACGCACGCCATGCTGAAGATCCGGGTCCGATCGACGAAAACTGCCGCTGCCCGGCCTGCCGTAAATTCTCCCGCGCCTATCTGCACCACACGGTGAAGGCCCAGGAGATCATCGCCTCTATGCTGCTCACCTGGCACAATCTGACCTTCTATCAGGACCTGATGGCGGGGCTGCGCGGGGCGATAGCGGAAGGGCGGCTAAAGGAATATGCGGCTGGGCTGCCGTTTATTGCAGCCGCGCACGAGCCTGCAGACGGTGAGCCTAATAGCGGGCCGAAGTGA
- the queA gene encoding tRNA preQ1(34) S-adenosylmethionine ribosyltransferase-isomerase QueA gives MDVGLFDFDLPEERIALRPAEPRDSARLLVVHEDGQLTHARVSDLPEFLKSGDGLVVNDTKVINARLRGLRQRAGGPDGPLEAKIEILIYRRTGPASFEGFARPARKLMTGDALHLGAHLQARVDSRGEAGEVAITFSLSGAELDAAIAAEGETPLPPYIAGKRPADARDLADYQTVFAREAGSVAAPTAGLHFTPALLDRLAAAGISRETVTLHVGPGTFLPVSVEDTAAHKMHAEMALVTPETAARLNGLRVAGGRIVAVGTTSLRTLESAAGEDGAVRPFSEETGIFITPGYRFRTAEVLLTNFHLPRSTLFMLVSAFSGLEVMRHAYAEAIRLGYRFYSYGDACLLFRRL, from the coding sequence ATGGATGTTGGCCTGTTCGATTTTGACCTGCCCGAGGAACGCATCGCATTGCGCCCGGCCGAACCGCGCGATTCCGCCCGGCTTTTGGTGGTGCATGAGGATGGCCAGCTCACCCATGCCAGGGTTTCGGACCTGCCGGAATTCCTCAAATCCGGCGACGGGCTGGTGGTCAACGACACCAAAGTGATCAACGCAAGGCTCAGAGGCCTTCGCCAGCGGGCAGGGGGGCCAGATGGTCCGCTCGAAGCCAAAATCGAGATTTTGATCTACCGCCGCACCGGCCCGGCCAGTTTTGAGGGTTTCGCCCGCCCCGCCCGCAAGCTCATGACGGGGGATGCGCTCCATCTTGGCGCCCATCTGCAGGCGCGGGTGGATTCGCGCGGCGAGGCGGGGGAGGTGGCGATCACCTTCTCGCTCTCTGGGGCCGAGCTGGACGCCGCCATCGCCGCGGAGGGGGAGACCCCGCTGCCGCCCTATATCGCGGGTAAGCGCCCCGCTGACGCCCGCGATTTGGCCGATTATCAGACCGTCTTCGCCCGCGAGGCGGGATCAGTGGCCGCCCCCACCGCCGGGCTGCATTTCACGCCAGCCCTGCTGGACCGCTTGGCCGCCGCGGGGATTTCCCGCGAAACCGTGACCCTGCATGTCGGGCCGGGCACCTTTCTGCCCGTTTCGGTGGAAGATACCGCCGCCCATAAGATGCATGCCGAAATGGCCCTGGTGACCCCGGAGACGGCGGCGCGGCTGAATGGCTTGAGAGTGGCGGGCGGGCGGATTGTGGCGGTTGGCACCACCAGCCTGCGCACCTTGGAAAGCGCGGCGGGGGAGGATGGCGCCGTGCGGCCTTTCTCGGAAGAAACCGGGATTTTCATCACCCCGGGTTACCGCTTCCGCACGGCAGAGGTGCTCTTGACCAATTTTCACCTGCCGCGTTCGACCCTTTTTATGCTGGTCTCGGCCTTTTCGGGGCTGGAGGTGATGCGCCACGCCTATGCCGAGGCGATCCGGCTCGGCTACCGCTTCTATAGCTATGGCGATGCCTGTCTGCTATTCCGCCGCCTATGA
- a CDS encoding galactokinase has product MIIVRSPLRITLGGGGTDHPSYFREYEGFLISAAINKYVYVTLHQGFGDDLLIKYSKVERVKSLDEIEHPVFREVLKTMDINWRGLEINVMLDVPSRNQLGASSAFTTALLRALHVYAKRSIRTAEIAKMASDIQLEKLKEPIGAQDQYISALGGLRAFRFCRDNRVESWPITMSDETRANLEDSLALFYTGMPAKSLEIGQEQNERTLRSDEEMIANLHFVKDLGLRSLEALEGGYLSEFGKLMDQHWQRKRTRSKHITNAKIDEWYELGMLNGATGGKLLGAGGGGFLLFQTNDKPRLRRAMLGSGLKEVRFNFDFEGTRVVIQ; this is encoded by the coding sequence ATGATAATTGTGCGAAGCCCCTTGCGTATCACCCTGGGCGGCGGGGGAACCGATCACCCCTCCTATTTCCGCGAATATGAAGGCTTTCTGATCTCGGCGGCCATCAATAAATATGTCTATGTCACCCTGCACCAGGGGTTCGGCGACGATCTCTTGATCAAATACTCCAAGGTGGAACGCGTGAAATCGCTCGACGAAATCGAGCATCCGGTTTTCCGCGAAGTCCTGAAAACCATGGATATCAACTGGCGCGGTCTCGAAATCAACGTGATGCTCGACGTGCCGTCGCGCAACCAACTTGGCGCCTCTTCGGCCTTCACGACGGCGCTGTTGCGGGCCTTGCATGTTTACGCAAAACGCAGCATTCGCACCGCCGAAATCGCCAAGATGGCGAGCGACATCCAGCTCGAAAAGCTGAAGGAGCCGATTGGCGCGCAAGATCAGTATATTTCGGCGCTGGGCGGGCTTCGGGCTTTCCGCTTCTGCCGTGACAACCGGGTGGAAAGCTGGCCCATCACGATGAGCGACGAGACGCGGGCCAATCTCGAGGACAGTCTTGCGCTGTTCTATACCGGCATGCCCGCCAAATCGCTGGAGATCGGCCAGGAGCAGAATGAGCGTACCTTGCGCTCCGACGAGGAGATGATCGCCAATCTGCACTTCGTGAAGGATCTGGGCCTGCGCAGTCTGGAGGCGCTGGAAGGCGGCTATCTCTCCGAATTCGGCAAGCTGATGGACCAGCATTGGCAGCGCAAGCGCACCCGCTCCAAGCACATCACCAACGCCAAAATCGATGAGTGGTACGAGCTCGGCATGCTCAACGGAGCGACGGGCGGCAAGCTTTTAGGCGCGGGCGGCGGCGGCTTCTTGCTGTTCCAAACCAATGACAAGCCGCGGTTGCGCCGGGCCATGCTGGGCTCGGGCCTGAAGGAAGTGCGCTTTAACTTCGATTTCGAAGGCACTCGGGTGGTTATTCAATAG